The Carnobacterium divergens genome includes a window with the following:
- a CDS encoding helix-turn-helix domain-containing protein, producing the protein MNFLLNKEYQHRMAILHHLELTPLQTTSIQEVSDALSFSNFIVKKSIKQIIEDLADHHITGIQIKLDSKKITFQSDGTDSILSLQWIYLKASNLFLLLDGMFKEKNFSLEQFSANQFLSLSAAYLLRSELETILKNYRITIDSDLQLAGLESDIRLFLFEVYFHSFNSLEYPFSKELVELAELFLKELSAFLNTTFSSTQKIKITFFLCITFQRLFFGNTLKKQGTSVPFNAIQLTIKPMIVQFFVDTTTLTKAQLKLETSFLCSFLFAGNLIPKINTTASLKFIESSCTPALDLTDLFLKQLGNRFDIQTEETYYALLKKELNRIHYKFLKFNHSDLMMYFQANPEFLKENYPDFFLFSEFFIHKNFNKNEETTILFYDYLFSLIRYLPASLLNNPIYVCVDFSHGKSYNHFISTSIKSFKFLNIVIEPSLSNQTNLYLSDFKPAHSQCDYIIWKNPPLPTDWEYFGNKIIELKHKER; encoded by the coding sequence ATGAATTTTTTGTTAAATAAAGAATATCAACATAGAATGGCCATCTTACATCATTTAGAATTAACTCCTTTACAAACTACATCGATTCAAGAAGTCAGTGACGCCCTCTCTTTTTCAAATTTTATTGTCAAAAAATCAATTAAACAAATTATTGAAGACTTAGCCGACCATCATATTACTGGCATTCAAATCAAATTAGATTCAAAAAAAATTACCTTTCAATCCGATGGAACTGATTCAATTCTTTCGTTACAGTGGATTTATTTAAAGGCTTCTAACTTGTTTCTCTTGTTAGATGGTATGTTTAAAGAAAAGAACTTCTCGTTAGAACAGTTCTCAGCAAATCAATTTCTAAGCCTTTCTGCTGCGTATCTATTGAGAAGTGAATTGGAAACTATTTTAAAAAATTATCGTATTACGATTGACTCTGATTTACAGCTTGCAGGGCTAGAATCGGACATTCGTCTCTTTCTTTTTGAGGTATATTTTCACTCTTTCAACAGCTTAGAGTACCCATTCTCTAAAGAACTCGTTGAACTAGCCGAATTATTTCTTAAGGAACTTTCAGCCTTTCTCAACACTACCTTCTCTTCTACACAGAAAATTAAAATTACTTTCTTTTTATGTATTACGTTTCAACGACTTTTTTTTGGAAATACACTGAAAAAACAAGGAACTAGTGTGCCTTTTAATGCTATTCAATTAACGATAAAGCCAATGATTGTTCAATTCTTTGTAGATACAACAACTCTGACAAAAGCGCAATTAAAATTGGAAACCAGCTTTTTATGTTCCTTCTTATTTGCTGGAAATTTGATTCCAAAAATCAATACAACCGCTTCTCTAAAATTTATTGAATCAAGTTGCACACCTGCTTTAGATTTAACCGATCTTTTTTTAAAACAGCTAGGCAACCGTTTTGATATTCAAACAGAGGAAACTTACTATGCTTTGTTAAAAAAGGAATTAAATCGGATTCACTACAAATTTTTAAAGTTTAATCATTCTGATTTAATGATGTATTTCCAAGCCAATCCTGAATTTTTAAAAGAAAATTATCCCGATTTTTTCTTATTTTCTGAATTTTTTATTCATAAGAATTTCAATAAGAATGAGGAAACAACTATTTTATTTTATGATTATTTATTTTCCTTGATTCGATACTTACCTGCCTCACTTTTGAATAATCCTATATACGTTTGTGTCGACTTTTCTCATGGAAAATCATATAATCATTTCATTAGCACTTCAATCAAGTCTTTTAAATTTCTAAATATCGTGATTGAACCCAGTCTATCCAATCAAACAAATCTGTATCTTTCTGATTTTAAACCCGCTCATTCCCAGTGCGATTATATTATTTGGAAAAATCCGCCTTTGCCAACTGATTGGGAATACTTCGGAAACAAAATTATTGAATTGAAACATAAGGAAAGGTGA